A portion of the Bacteroides faecium genome contains these proteins:
- a CDS encoding phosphatidate cytidylyltransferase — protein sequence MKELLDKIFPTLSDELIIVISLIIGLLATASILLFLVKKLSPKTNISELTARTRSWWIMAAMFIGAVFISYDISYFFLAFLSFIAFRELYSVLGFREADRGALFWGILAIPIQYYLAYIAWYGAYIIFIPVVMFLVLPFRLVLKGETHGITKSMALLQWILMLSVFGISHLAYLLSLPELPGFNAGGRGLLLFLVFLTEINDIMQFVWGKLFGRHKILPKVSPNKTWEGFLGGVISTTIIGYFLGFLTPLSGPNVILVSALIAIAGFSGDVVISAIKRDKGIKDMGNSIPGHGGVFDRIDSLSYTAPVFFHLVYYIAY from the coding sequence ATGAAAGAACTACTAGATAAAATCTTTCCGACGCTGAGCGATGAATTAATCATCGTCATCTCTCTCATTATCGGATTACTTGCCACAGCGAGCATCCTTCTTTTTCTTGTAAAGAAGCTATCTCCGAAAACTAACATCAGCGAACTCACCGCCCGCACCCGTTCCTGGTGGATTATGGCGGCAATGTTTATCGGTGCCGTATTTATCAGCTATGATATCTCTTATTTCTTCCTCGCCTTCCTCTCTTTTATAGCCTTCAGAGAACTTTATTCTGTATTGGGATTCAGAGAAGCAGACCGCGGGGCACTGTTTTGGGGAATACTGGCTATTCCTATCCAATATTATCTTGCCTATATAGCCTGGTATGGAGCATATATCATCTTCATTCCGGTAGTTATGTTCCTCGTACTCCCTTTCCGGCTCGTCCTGAAAGGAGAGACACATGGCATCACCAAGTCGATGGCACTATTGCAATGGATACTGATGCTTTCCGTATTCGGTATCAGCCATCTTGCCTATCTCCTCTCGCTTCCCGAACTGCCAGGCTTCAATGCGGGCGGACGCGGATTATTGCTATTCCTTGTATTCCTTACGGAAATCAATGACATCATGCAGTTCGTATGGGGAAAACTTTTCGGACGACATAAGATTCTGCCTAAAGTAAGTCCCAACAAGACATGGGAAGGTTTCCTGGGCGGTGTAATCAGCACTACCATTATCGGTTATTTTCTGGGCTTCCTCACTCCGCTTTCCGGTCCTAATGTAATCCTGGTAAGTGCACTCATTGCCATTGCCGGATTCTCGGGAGATGTGGTTATCTCCGCCATCAAGCGGGATAAAGGAATCAAGGACATGGGAAACAGTATCCCCGGACACGGCGGCGTATTCGACCGCATAGACTCTCTGTCCTATACCGCTCCCGTATTCTTTCATTTAGTGTATTACATTGCTTATTAG
- a CDS encoding CDP-alcohol phosphatidyltransferase family protein — protein MKDEVDGRREIASRNTAWANIIARKLTRWGITPNQISMMSVFFALMGCVLLISTVIYPDFNKYVAYILFIVCMQSRLLCNLFDGMVAIEGGKKSANGDLYNDMPDRFADALFIIPVGYVAGGFGIELGWLAALLAVMTAYFRWIGAYKTQQHFFNGPMAKQHRMALLTFAFVVATCTLHWGYEQMVCLIILIVMNIGLIATLIYRLYLMSHTSNHEIK, from the coding sequence ATGAAAGACGAAGTAGATGGACGGCGGGAAATAGCCTCACGAAACACTGCCTGGGCTAATATTATTGCCCGCAAACTCACTCGATGGGGTATCACCCCCAATCAAATTTCCATGATGAGTGTATTTTTTGCTCTGATGGGTTGCGTTCTGCTTATCAGCACAGTTATCTATCCCGATTTTAATAAATATGTAGCCTATATTCTGTTTATTGTTTGTATGCAATCACGGTTGCTATGCAATTTGTTTGATGGAATGGTGGCTATCGAAGGGGGAAAGAAAAGTGCTAACGGCGACCTTTACAATGATATGCCCGACCGCTTTGCCGACGCCCTGTTCATCATTCCTGTGGGTTATGTCGCAGGTGGATTCGGGATAGAATTGGGATGGCTGGCTGCCCTGCTTGCCGTGATGACTGCTTATTTCCGTTGGATAGGAGCTTATAAAACACAACAGCATTTCTTTAACGGCCCGATGGCAAAGCAACACCGCATGGCGTTACTGACATTTGCCTTTGTAGTCGCCACTTGTACCCTGCATTGGGGATATGAACAAATGGTATGTCTGATTATTCTCATAGTTATGAATATCGGCCTTATCGCCACTCTTATATATCGACTATACCTCATGTCACACACATCAAATCATGAAATAAAATGA
- a CDS encoding vWA domain-containing protein — protein sequence MKVNQFRAMMLVLLMAVVSLGTVSAQAITVTGTVTEAETGNPVIGCSVLVKGTTNGVITNMDGQYSIQAKKGETLLFNYIGYQQEQRVVKLAQLNVKLKADNVVLEECMVVGYGTMKTKAMTGSYMAICPTPAVMYDNANTEEYGQIQENGFKNVSDAALSTFSIDVDAASYSNMRRFINKGELPPADAIRTEELVNYFSYDYPKPTGSDPVKITMESGECPWNDSHRLVRIGLKAREIPTDNLPASNLVFLIDVSGSMWGANRLELVKSSLKLLVNNLRDKDKVAIVTYAGSAGVKLEATPGSDKQKIREAIDELTAGGSTAGGAGILLAYKIAKKNFISNGNNRIILCSDGDFNVGVSSSEGLEQLIEKERKNGVFLTVLGYGMGNYKDKKMQVLAEKGNGNYAYIDNLQEANRVLVGEFGATLHTVAKDVKLQVEFNPSQVQAYRLIGYESRLLKDEDFNNDAKDAGDMGAGHTVTAFYEVIPTGVKNNYVGRVDDLKYQKKGKVTVKPTGSNELLTVKLRYKAPDKDISKRMELPFVDNKGNNVSSDFRFASAVAMFGQLLRDSDFKGNASYDKVINLAKQGLNNDDKGYRREFIRLVETAKGMSK from the coding sequence ATGAAAGTAAATCAATTCAGAGCGATGATGCTCGTACTGCTAATGGCAGTTGTTTCTTTGGGTACAGTGAGTGCACAAGCTATTACAGTGACGGGCACGGTGACGGAAGCGGAAACCGGAAATCCGGTTATTGGTTGTTCAGTCCTGGTTAAGGGAACTACCAATGGTGTAATAACCAATATGGATGGTCAGTATTCTATTCAGGCTAAAAAAGGGGAAACGCTGTTGTTCAATTACATCGGATACCAACAGGAACAAAGAGTAGTTAAATTAGCACAACTGAATGTGAAGTTGAAAGCGGATAATGTTGTATTGGAAGAATGTATGGTAGTGGGTTATGGCACAATGAAAACTAAAGCAATGACCGGCTCTTATATGGCAATTTGTCCAACCCCGGCAGTCATGTATGATAATGCAAATACGGAGGAATACGGTCAGATTCAGGAGAACGGCTTCAAGAATGTATCGGATGCCGCCCTTTCAACTTTCTCCATTGATGTGGATGCCGCTTCTTACAGTAATATGCGCCGTTTTATCAATAAAGGGGAACTGCCGCCTGCTGATGCTATCCGCACGGAAGAACTAGTGAATTACTTCTCATACGATTACCCGAAACCGACCGGCAGTGACCCTGTGAAGATTACCATGGAATCCGGAGAATGTCCCTGGAATGATTCTCACCGCCTGGTACGTATCGGATTGAAAGCGAGAGAAATTCCTACGGATAATCTGCCTGCATCCAATTTAGTTTTTCTTATTGATGTCTCCGGTTCTATGTGGGGAGCCAATCGCTTGGAATTGGTGAAGTCATCTCTCAAATTATTGGTCAATAACTTACGTGATAAAGATAAAGTAGCTATCGTGACTTATGCAGGCAGTGCAGGTGTGAAACTGGAAGCAACTCCGGGCAGCGACAAACAGAAGATTCGCGAAGCGATAGACGAACTGACGGCAGGCGGTTCTACCGCAGGTGGTGCCGGTATTTTGCTGGCATACAAAATAGCAAAGAAAAATTTTATCTCTAATGGCAATAACCGTATCATTCTTTGCTCCGACGGTGATTTCAATGTAGGTGTTTCTTCGTCAGAAGGACTGGAACAACTGATAGAGAAAGAACGGAAGAATGGAGTGTTCCTTACCGTATTGGGCTATGGAATGGGAAATTATAAAGATAAAAAGATGCAGGTTTTGGCAGAAAAGGGTAATGGAAACTATGCTTATATAGATAATTTACAAGAAGCCAACCGTGTCTTGGTCGGTGAATTTGGTGCTACTCTCCATACAGTTGCGAAAGATGTAAAATTACAGGTAGAGTTTAATCCTTCACAAGTACAGGCATACCGTTTAATAGGTTACGAAAGTCGCCTGCTGAAAGATGAAGACTTCAATAACGACGCGAAGGACGCCGGGGATATGGGTGCAGGACATACAGTCACTGCTTTCTACGAAGTAATTCCCACAGGGGTGAAGAATAACTATGTAGGGAGAGTGGATGATTTGAAATATCAGAAGAAAGGGAAAGTAACAGTGAAGCCAACAGGCTCTAATGAGCTCCTGACTGTGAAGCTGCGCTACAAAGCCCCGGATAAAGATATCAGCAAGAGAATGGAACTTCCATTCGTTGATAACAAAGGAAATAATGTATCTTCCGATTTTCGTTTTGCTTCTGCCGTAGCGATGTTCGGACAGTTGCTCCGGGACTCTGACTTCAAAGGAAATGCCAGTTATGACAAAGTGATAAACCTGGCAAAACAAGGACTGAACAATGATGATAAAGGATATAGAAGAGAATTTATCCGTTTGGTTGAGACTGCTAAAGGAATGAGTAAATAA
- a CDS encoding DUF5053 domain-containing protein: MNKEVENKIRNLVSKFSLLRTKEGSEEFDKIWKDLNAEIPLDERREAGRILSDEMRKVRERRKRVDVNVRTDMGELCDVLSLSYIARHYFQKDRSWLAQRVNGNIVNGKPSAFTESELEILKFALNDIKNKLSETILNIK, from the coding sequence ATGAATAAGGAAGTAGAGAACAAAATTAGAAACTTAGTTTCTAAATTTAGCCTGTTACGTACTAAAGAGGGTAGTGAGGAGTTTGATAAGATCTGGAAAGATTTAAATGCGGAGATTCCTCTTGACGAACGAAGAGAGGCGGGGCGGATACTAAGTGATGAAATGCGGAAAGTACGAGAACGAAGAAAGCGTGTAGACGTTAATGTTCGTACTGACATGGGTGAACTATGTGATGTTCTTTCCTTGTCCTATATAGCGCGACACTATTTTCAAAAGGATCGTAGTTGGCTTGCACAGCGTGTAAACGGGAATATAGTGAATGGAAAACCAAGTGCTTTTACTGAAAGTGAATTGGAAATATTGAAGTTTGCACTTAATGATATAAAGAATAAGTTATCGGAAACCATATTAAACATCAAGTAA
- a CDS encoding arsenate reductase family protein — MEILFLQYPACSTCQKAKKWLTENNIEFTNRLIVEENPTVEELKAWIPRSGLPIKKFFNTSGLVYKELKLSEKLPGMSEEEQIALLATNGKLVKRPLVVTDSLVLIGFKPDEWEKLK; from the coding sequence ATGGAAATTTTATTTTTGCAATACCCGGCATGCAGTACCTGCCAAAAAGCCAAGAAATGGTTAACAGAAAATAACATTGAGTTTACAAACCGCTTGATTGTAGAAGAAAATCCTACGGTAGAAGAGTTAAAAGCATGGATTCCCCGTAGCGGCCTGCCTATAAAGAAATTCTTCAACACTAGCGGATTAGTTTATAAAGAGTTGAAACTGAGCGAGAAGCTACCAGGCATGAGTGAAGAAGAACAAATAGCCTTACTGGCAACAAACGGCAAGTTGGTGAAACGCCCATTGGTAGTGACAGACAGCCTTGTCCTGATCGGTTTTAAGCCCGATGAGTGGGAAAAATTAAAATAA
- a CDS encoding N-acetylmuramoyl-L-alanine amidase: MRKIDSIIVHCSATKAGLDFNASDIDRWHRERGFDGIGYHYVIRLNGMLEKGRDIALVGAHCKGWNERSIGICYIGGLAADGNPADTRTTAQKRVLYQLIMDLQKEYDILQVLGHRDTSPDMNGNGVIEPYEYIKYCPCFDVKEFMKSGRELLFILLINLAIPLLSSCQSTKKIISDSHITQEDSVSTVIRGKNMVNKKTASEEMSTLITELKEETTILLPVNDSLMMKQGIIIRNVTQRIQEKETKGFNSETLAKEDFLSGQYKVKVRKEEEAKKETASVKLRNGWWNLCRILCIIIISFACYIRFRRKKRT; encoded by the coding sequence ATGAGAAAAATAGACTCTATTATAGTACACTGCTCGGCTACGAAAGCCGGACTGGATTTTAACGCTTCGGATATTGACCGCTGGCATCGTGAACGTGGGTTCGACGGTATCGGATACCACTATGTGATCCGTTTGAACGGGATGTTGGAGAAGGGACGGGACATTGCTTTGGTCGGTGCTCATTGTAAAGGTTGGAATGAAAGAAGTATCGGAATATGTTATATAGGCGGGTTGGCTGCGGATGGTAATCCGGCAGATACCCGGACTACTGCACAGAAACGGGTGCTATACCAGTTGATTATGGATTTGCAAAAGGAATATGACATACTTCAGGTGCTGGGACATCGGGATACTTCACCGGATATGAATGGCAATGGAGTGATTGAACCTTATGAATATATAAAATATTGTCCTTGCTTTGATGTGAAGGAATTCATGAAGAGTGGACGGGAGTTATTATTCATATTGCTTATTAATCTTGCTATCCCCCTGTTGTCTTCATGCCAAAGCACGAAGAAGATTATCTCCGATAGTCATATAACGCAAGAGGATTCAGTATCTACGGTAATCCGTGGAAAAAATATGGTTAATAAGAAAACTGCTTCCGAAGAGATGTCGACTCTGATCACGGAACTGAAGGAAGAAACCACTATCCTACTTCCTGTAAATGACTCACTCATGATGAAGCAGGGAATCATAATTAGGAATGTGACCCAAAGAATACAGGAAAAAGAGACTAAAGGCTTCAACAGTGAAACGTTAGCGAAAGAGGATTTTTTATCGGGACAGTACAAAGTAAAGGTACGCAAAGAAGAAGAAGCAAAAAAAGAAACTGCAAGTGTAAAACTGCGGAATGGATGGTGGAACCTTTGTCGGATATTATGCATCATCATTATTTCATTTGCCTGTTATATTCGCTTTCGGAGAAAAAAAAGGACTTGA
- a CDS encoding HU family DNA-binding protein: MAIRFRRVTRLCNPAEKDGATKVYPSISYKYDTSATLEEFAKEISMASGVSEGDAYSILKDFRALLRKILLSGRSVNIKGLGYFFLAAQSKGTEKAEDFTMADITGLRICFRANSDIRIHTGTNTRTNGLTFKDLDLIKKNSNNAGEPGIGDDDPNPDDGSGDDETPDPAA, encoded by the coding sequence ATGGCAATTAGATTTAGAAGAGTAACGCGCTTGTGCAATCCGGCAGAAAAGGATGGAGCAACTAAAGTGTATCCATCAATTTCATACAAGTATGACACCAGTGCCACTTTAGAAGAGTTTGCTAAAGAGATTTCAATGGCATCAGGCGTAAGCGAAGGTGACGCATATAGCATACTGAAAGATTTCCGTGCACTACTACGCAAGATTCTGTTATCCGGTCGTTCGGTAAACATCAAGGGATTGGGATATTTTTTTCTTGCAGCCCAAAGTAAGGGAACGGAAAAAGCTGAAGACTTCACAATGGCAGATATTACCGGCCTGAGAATATGCTTCCGCGCCAATTCGGATATCCGAATCCATACAGGAACGAATACACGTACGAATGGACTTACATTTAAAGACCTCGACCTTATCAAAAAGAACAGCAATAACGCTGGTGAACCCGGAATCGGGGATGATGACCCAAATCCGGACGATGGTTCGGGAGATGATGAAACACCGGATCCGGCTGCTTAA
- a CDS encoding PAAR domain-containing protein, translating to MTGPIATIGDMHTCPMVTGVVPHVGGPIIGPGCPGVTINGKPVALMGDMCTCSGPPDTIVTGCPGITVNGKPIATIGDMTAHGGVIVTGCPGVAISTATPVPPVMIPISQIPFPKISAPNRMKAVLTGKGKQLKEAEARQELIRDMSNTPTPSIFNLQWIRKETPIQEGYSKEILVLHADTNGYAEGETVQLSVHATQGDEQIIKEFSGVVKNGSIDIEWEVDTDSVKP from the coding sequence ATGACAGGTCCGATAGCAACCATTGGAGACATGCATACATGTCCCATGGTGACAGGAGTAGTACCTCACGTGGGAGGTCCAATAATAGGTCCGGGATGTCCCGGTGTAACAATAAACGGCAAGCCGGTCGCCTTGATGGGCGATATGTGTACGTGTTCCGGTCCTCCGGACACTATAGTCACAGGGTGTCCCGGCATAACCGTAAACGGCAAGCCTATCGCAACCATTGGGGACATGACTGCCCACGGTGGAGTCATTGTGACAGGATGCCCCGGAGTGGCCATCAGTACAGCGACTCCTGTTCCCCCCGTTATGATACCTATCAGCCAGATTCCCTTTCCGAAAATATCCGCCCCAAACAGAATGAAAGCGGTACTTACCGGAAAGGGAAAGCAACTGAAAGAAGCGGAAGCCAGACAGGAACTCATTAGGGATATGTCAAATACGCCTACTCCGAGTATATTCAACCTGCAATGGATACGAAAGGAAACACCCATTCAGGAAGGGTATTCAAAGGAAATACTAGTGCTGCATGCCGATACAAACGGGTACGCTGAAGGGGAAACGGTGCAACTATCTGTTCATGCTACACAAGGCGATGAACAGATTATTAAAGAGTTCTCAGGAGTAGTGAAAAATGGAAGTATAGATATAGAATGGGAGGTTGACACAGATAGTGTAAAACCTTAA
- a CDS encoding toxin VasX, which produces MCDDRKDYVRYLQFDIESKRLKEAVVSPVLQVNLGVCLRLFRYGLIHKDTPDEYAYEGENTEGLSPEKAPLVENYKYCRKPLKEGYLYVYNEKGKHQGIWYEYEIVYGRLVMVVWEGEDKDVRQPKSGTKAVDSLIVDRKGCVNIAYSPIQWSAKYTREIMDSEQLRNRRMQKIDIEEWFRCFSLPDTVDIDNASVVLTCSGDDGDITNKNRVMRDIRIDKNAQDKNWSLYVTLHSPLDCAEDVCRDIYKNNRELSQLITPSEDFKDTASERFLLQAHAIAFYQLLYGKERDNDKLKNLQDAIVSEDFLKKMLDVEKRGVIKNRINERRKSLLQFIDSDYYRMVMEELGKQTPDNRNRMDEMIINQHLTLQMDPSSMDRHLDVSSPPPPVNKDINAYLNCIKEEDTHPVSEYIFQPIALDEVEDMELVIKNQTGLFSLATIAQRADIISANTQSGVAGTKIEYTHNVTQTVTIPKKWLSKVYISQKAIGGIKQDIWIVDKMELTEILEKLGRTRTKAYVGGMGRGRIGEVGIPVCEVDNYVLEGCIKLNAKIDPQKSALTKINRKLEKLFFCKPLLLLSGTIACFNLMGTLNGKTKTWIERISIGVNAIAVTSEITWFSLKYTEIHVGGNKIDKAVGITGNVNLALTIIANLADAFRTYNTRDMDTCTAYIISAASYSAALYFSTGYGLQAMGRFALQTGIKATSLSKGNSVLFIAIGAIICCYIIPVYCQDIPIVAYLKNCILCNKAEKKIKNWKSLYSKSLFDALLERKDDIISSGFIEWKNIKTSYEEFLLLTTISEITPEYDVSYKAYLGYNIEYEKINKITIKSNFSRIYFDTRIEFYLIVFYRRTPNSEIQSRKYEKKDFHSSDFHIEMEKNYILIELKHVFSNLESYIQEADQVKGFICQRLLYADGTTFPYDDKFLTAKVNIKSAAQKNSLTPIAKMFEDAKDYDEYCNHQNKTMISMEELKELIYKNGLI; this is translated from the coding sequence ATGTGTGATGACCGGAAAGATTATGTTCGATATCTTCAGTTCGATATAGAAAGCAAGAGGTTAAAGGAAGCTGTCGTAAGCCCGGTGTTGCAGGTGAATCTCGGTGTATGTTTACGCTTATTCAGGTACGGGCTCATTCATAAAGATACTCCGGACGAATATGCTTATGAAGGAGAAAACACGGAAGGCCTGTCGCCGGAGAAGGCTCCACTGGTGGAAAACTACAAGTATTGCCGGAAGCCTTTGAAGGAAGGATATCTCTATGTTTACAACGAGAAGGGTAAGCATCAGGGAATCTGGTATGAATATGAAATCGTATATGGCAGACTCGTTATGGTGGTATGGGAAGGAGAAGACAAGGATGTACGACAGCCGAAATCGGGTACGAAAGCCGTAGACAGCCTGATAGTAGACAGGAAGGGATGCGTGAATATCGCTTATTCTCCTATACAGTGGTCTGCCAAATATACGCGGGAAATCATGGACAGCGAGCAACTGCGCAACCGCAGGATGCAGAAGATAGATATCGAAGAGTGGTTCCGTTGCTTCTCGCTGCCGGACACTGTCGATATAGATAATGCTTCGGTCGTGTTGACTTGCTCTGGAGACGACGGTGATATCACCAACAAGAACAGAGTGATGAGGGACATACGGATAGATAAAAATGCGCAGGATAAAAACTGGTCACTCTACGTCACTCTTCACTCTCCGCTTGATTGCGCTGAAGACGTATGCAGGGACATATACAAAAATAACAGGGAGTTAAGCCAACTGATAACGCCATCGGAAGATTTTAAGGACACAGCATCGGAACGTTTCCTGCTACAGGCTCACGCCATCGCATTTTATCAATTGCTCTACGGTAAGGAGAGGGATAATGATAAGTTAAAGAACTTGCAGGATGCTATCGTATCGGAAGATTTCCTGAAAAAAATGCTGGATGTGGAAAAGAGGGGAGTGATTAAGAACAGGATTAATGAACGAAGAAAATCCCTTCTACAGTTTATAGACAGCGATTATTACAGGATGGTAATGGAAGAGCTTGGCAAACAGACTCCGGACAACCGGAACCGCATGGATGAGATGATTATCAACCAGCATCTCACCTTACAGATGGATCCTTCTTCAATGGACAGGCATCTGGATGTCAGTTCTCCCCCACCACCGGTAAATAAGGATATCAATGCTTATCTGAACTGTATCAAAGAAGAGGATACACACCCTGTTTCAGAGTATATTTTTCAACCGATCGCCTTGGATGAGGTGGAGGATATGGAACTCGTAATCAAAAACCAAACAGGGTTGTTTTCTTTGGCTACCATTGCGCAAAGGGCGGATATTATTTCTGCAAATACACAGTCGGGAGTGGCGGGAACAAAAATCGAATATACTCACAATGTCACTCAGACAGTGACTATTCCTAAAAAATGGCTCAGTAAAGTATATATCTCACAAAAAGCCATCGGCGGAATAAAACAAGATATATGGATAGTGGATAAAATGGAACTGACCGAGATACTTGAAAAATTAGGCAGGACACGTACTAAAGCTTATGTAGGCGGTATGGGAAGAGGGAGAATAGGTGAAGTAGGAATACCGGTTTGCGAAGTTGACAATTATGTGTTGGAAGGGTGTATCAAGTTAAATGCTAAAATAGATCCTCAAAAATCCGCACTGACAAAGATTAATAGAAAACTGGAAAAGCTGTTCTTCTGCAAGCCGTTACTGTTATTGTCAGGGACTATTGCTTGTTTTAATTTGATGGGGACGCTGAATGGAAAAACAAAAACGTGGATAGAAAGGATTTCTATTGGTGTAAATGCCATCGCAGTAACAAGTGAAATAACCTGGTTTAGTTTAAAATATACCGAGATACATGTCGGGGGAAATAAAATAGACAAAGCTGTCGGGATTACAGGAAATGTCAATTTGGCTCTTACTATCATAGCCAATCTAGCCGATGCATTCAGAACTTATAATACGAGAGATATGGATACTTGTACCGCATATATCATTTCTGCTGCAAGTTATTCCGCAGCATTATATTTCTCGACAGGCTATGGGCTGCAAGCCATGGGGAGATTTGCCCTGCAAACAGGCATTAAAGCAACCAGCTTATCAAAAGGAAACAGTGTCTTATTTATCGCCATAGGAGCTATAATATGTTGCTATATTATTCCTGTATATTGCCAGGATATTCCAATTGTCGCCTATCTAAAGAACTGCATCCTATGTAATAAGGCAGAAAAGAAGATCAAAAATTGGAAATCATTATATTCGAAAAGCTTATTCGATGCATTGTTAGAAAGAAAAGACGACATTATATCATCCGGTTTTATAGAATGGAAAAACATAAAGACCTCTTATGAAGAATTTTTATTGCTCACAACTATTTCGGAAATAACACCTGAATATGATGTATCATATAAAGCCTATTTGGGGTATAACATAGAATATGAAAAGATTAATAAAATAACAATTAAAAGTAACTTCTCACGTATTTATTTCGATACCCGAATAGAGTTTTACCTTATAGTATTCTATCGGCGAACGCCAAATAGTGAAATACAGAGTAGAAAGTATGAGAAGAAAGATTTTCACAGTTCAGATTTCCACATAGAAATGGAAAAAAATTATATTCTAATTGAATTGAAGCATGTATTTTCCAATTTGGAAAGTTATATTCAGGAAGCTGACCAGGTAAAAGGATTTATCTGTCAACGACTTCTGTATGCCGATGGAACAACTTTTCCCTATGATGACAAGTTTCTAACGGCTAAAGTCAATATAAAGTCTGCTGCACAAAAAAATTCCCTAACACCAATAGCCAAGATGTTTGAGGATGCCAAAGATTATGATGAATATTGTAATCATCAGAACAAAACAATGATAAGCATGGAAGAATTAAAAGAACTAATTTATAAAAATGGATTAATATGA